One genomic region from Cardiocondyla obscurior isolate alpha-2009 linkage group LG01, Cobs3.1, whole genome shotgun sequence encodes:
- the Shf gene encoding protein shifted isoform X2 produces MRSAAAALAVAAALALLLDTALARHQQHRSSSPGHKPAGDISLWIDQQQIKMFSGLAMEIYAIAEGQVLAYLLDPEFESKLPIIPSEVSYVNFTWKSGVKKYYYNFFRLKSFDESILKTPSITIKTQGRVPKKPKDFSILLPCAGNSGIAQFGISLMIETRKGKPLNGTPLRLRLRKECTVREPNPGPCPDGYLGPHCKKALCYPNCMNGGNCTAPGVCSCPPGYQGPYCEGGICTEKCLNGGKCIQKDVCECPKGYFGLRCEFSKCVIPCLNGGKCKGINICRCSNEYKGNHCEIATTRVPSQRSTCSKPCKHGTCQPNDTCLCEPGWYGKFCHKSKPWA; encoded by the exons ATGCGATCGGCTGCGGCCGCCCTGGCCGTGGCAGCGGCGCTGGCCCTCCTCCTGGACACGGCACTCGCCCGGCACCAGCAGCACCGCTCCAGCAGCCCCGGTCACAAGCCCGCCGGCGACATCTCCCTCTGGATCGACCAGCAGCAGATCAAGATGTTCAGCG GACTGGCGATGGAAATATACGCGATCGCGGAGGGCCAGGTGTTAGCGTACCTCTTGGACCCGGAATTCGAAAGCAAACTGCCGATCATTCCCAGTGAGGTGTCGTACGTGAATTTCACGTGGAAGTCAGGagtaaaaaagtattattacaacttttttcgattaaaatcgTTCGACGAGAGCATCCTGAAAACGCCGTCCATCACGATTAAAACGCAGGGTCGGGTGCCAAAGAAGCCGAAag ACTTCAGCATCTTGCTGCCTTGCGCCGGCAATTCGGGCATAGCGCAATTTGGGATCAGTCTGATGATCGAGACCCGCAAGGGGAAACCTCTAAACGGGACGCCCCTCCGTCTCCGTTTGCGAAAAGAATGCACCGTGCGCG agcCTAACCCTGGCCCCTGTCCAGATGGTTATCTAGGGCCTCATTGTAAAAAAGCCCTTTGTTATCCAAATTGTATGAATGGCGGTAATTGCACGGCGCCAGGCGTGTGCTCGTGCCCGCCAGGATATCAAGGCCCTTATTGTGAAGGAG GTATCTGCACGGAAAAGTGTTTGAATGGAGGAAAATGCATTCAAAAGGATGTCTGTGAGTGTCCGAAGGGCTACTTTGGCTTGCGCTGCGAATTCT ccaagTGCGTGATTCCTTGTCTCAACGGAGGCAAGTGCAAAGGTATTAACATCTGCAGATGTTCGAACGAGTATAAGGGCAATCATTGCGAAAtagcgacaacgcgcgttccGTCGCAGCGTTCGACGTGCAGCAAACCATGTAAACACGGAACCTGTCAACCGAACGACACGTGCCTCTGTGAGCCGGGCTGGTATGGAAAGTTCTGTCACAAAAGCAAGCCGTGGGCTTGA
- the Shf gene encoding protein shifted isoform X1, protein MRSAAAALAVAAALALLLDTALARHQQHRSSSPGHKPAGDISLWIDQQQIKMFSGLAMEIYAIAEGQVLAYLLDPEFESKLPIIPSEVSYVNFTWKSGVKKYYYNFFRLKSFDESILKTPSITIKTQGRVPKKPKDFSILLPCAGNSGIAQFGISLMIETRKGKPLNGTPLRLRLRKECTVRGESVSRAHDHHLFTRTYKPNPGPCPDGYLGPHCKKALCYPNCMNGGNCTAPGVCSCPPGYQGPYCEGGICTEKCLNGGKCIQKDVCECPKGYFGLRCEFSKCVIPCLNGGKCKGINICRCSNEYKGNHCEIATTRVPSQRSTCSKPCKHGTCQPNDTCLCEPGWYGKFCHKSKPWA, encoded by the exons ATGCGATCGGCTGCGGCCGCCCTGGCCGTGGCAGCGGCGCTGGCCCTCCTCCTGGACACGGCACTCGCCCGGCACCAGCAGCACCGCTCCAGCAGCCCCGGTCACAAGCCCGCCGGCGACATCTCCCTCTGGATCGACCAGCAGCAGATCAAGATGTTCAGCG GACTGGCGATGGAAATATACGCGATCGCGGAGGGCCAGGTGTTAGCGTACCTCTTGGACCCGGAATTCGAAAGCAAACTGCCGATCATTCCCAGTGAGGTGTCGTACGTGAATTTCACGTGGAAGTCAGGagtaaaaaagtattattacaacttttttcgattaaaatcgTTCGACGAGAGCATCCTGAAAACGCCGTCCATCACGATTAAAACGCAGGGTCGGGTGCCAAAGAAGCCGAAag ACTTCAGCATCTTGCTGCCTTGCGCCGGCAATTCGGGCATAGCGCAATTTGGGATCAGTCTGATGATCGAGACCCGCAAGGGGAAACCTCTAAACGGGACGCCCCTCCGTCTCCGTTTGCGAAAAGAATGCACCGTGCGCGGTGAGTCCGTCAGTCGCGCCCACGATCACCACCTCTTCACTCGCACATACA agcCTAACCCTGGCCCCTGTCCAGATGGTTATCTAGGGCCTCATTGTAAAAAAGCCCTTTGTTATCCAAATTGTATGAATGGCGGTAATTGCACGGCGCCAGGCGTGTGCTCGTGCCCGCCAGGATATCAAGGCCCTTATTGTGAAGGAG GTATCTGCACGGAAAAGTGTTTGAATGGAGGAAAATGCATTCAAAAGGATGTCTGTGAGTGTCCGAAGGGCTACTTTGGCTTGCGCTGCGAATTCT ccaagTGCGTGATTCCTTGTCTCAACGGAGGCAAGTGCAAAGGTATTAACATCTGCAGATGTTCGAACGAGTATAAGGGCAATCATTGCGAAAtagcgacaacgcgcgttccGTCGCAGCGTTCGACGTGCAGCAAACCATGTAAACACGGAACCTGTCAACCGAACGACACGTGCCTCTGTGAGCCGGGCTGGTATGGAAAGTTCTGTCACAAAAGCAAGCCGTGGGCTTGA
- the Shf gene encoding protein shifted isoform X3 encodes MRSAAAALAVAAALALLLDTALARHQQHRSSSPGHKPAGDISLWIDQQQIKMFSGLAMEIYAIAEGQVLAYLLDPEFESKLPIIPSEVSYVNFTWKSGVKKYYYNFFRLKSFDESILKTPSITIKTQGRVPKKPKDFSILLPCAGNSGIAQFGISLMIETRKGKPLNGTPLRLRLRKECTVRGICTEKCLNGGKCIQKDVCECPKGYFGLRCEFSKCVIPCLNGGKCKGINICRCSNEYKGNHCEIATTRVPSQRSTCSKPCKHGTCQPNDTCLCEPGWYGKFCHKSKPWA; translated from the exons ATGCGATCGGCTGCGGCCGCCCTGGCCGTGGCAGCGGCGCTGGCCCTCCTCCTGGACACGGCACTCGCCCGGCACCAGCAGCACCGCTCCAGCAGCCCCGGTCACAAGCCCGCCGGCGACATCTCCCTCTGGATCGACCAGCAGCAGATCAAGATGTTCAGCG GACTGGCGATGGAAATATACGCGATCGCGGAGGGCCAGGTGTTAGCGTACCTCTTGGACCCGGAATTCGAAAGCAAACTGCCGATCATTCCCAGTGAGGTGTCGTACGTGAATTTCACGTGGAAGTCAGGagtaaaaaagtattattacaacttttttcgattaaaatcgTTCGACGAGAGCATCCTGAAAACGCCGTCCATCACGATTAAAACGCAGGGTCGGGTGCCAAAGAAGCCGAAag ACTTCAGCATCTTGCTGCCTTGCGCCGGCAATTCGGGCATAGCGCAATTTGGGATCAGTCTGATGATCGAGACCCGCAAGGGGAAACCTCTAAACGGGACGCCCCTCCGTCTCCGTTTGCGAAAAGAATGCACCGTGCGCG GTATCTGCACGGAAAAGTGTTTGAATGGAGGAAAATGCATTCAAAAGGATGTCTGTGAGTGTCCGAAGGGCTACTTTGGCTTGCGCTGCGAATTCT ccaagTGCGTGATTCCTTGTCTCAACGGAGGCAAGTGCAAAGGTATTAACATCTGCAGATGTTCGAACGAGTATAAGGGCAATCATTGCGAAAtagcgacaacgcgcgttccGTCGCAGCGTTCGACGTGCAGCAAACCATGTAAACACGGAACCTGTCAACCGAACGACACGTGCCTCTGTGAGCCGGGCTGGTATGGAAAGTTCTGTCACAAAAGCAAGCCGTGGGCTTGA
- the Coq7 gene encoding ubiquinone biosynthesis protein COQ7, mitochondrial isoform X2, translating to MLRVGGLSVRLVSTSAGTSASGKVLDSIIRVDHAGELGADRIYAGQMAVLGRTAVGPTIQHMWDQEKRHRAKFEELICKYRVRPTVLIPLWNIAGFALGAGTALLGEKAAMACTVAVETVIVEHYNDQLRVLMENSDSVDKEILETIKKFRDEEQEHHDTGIGHGAEQAPFYQALTNVIKCGCKTAISISKVI from the exons atgttGCGTGTCGGAGGGCTAAGTGTACGATTGGTCAGTACGTCAGCGGGCACGAGCGCGTCTGGAAAGGTGCTGGACTCGATAATAAGGGTCGACCATGCCGGCGAGTTGGGAGCTGACAGGATATACGCCGGACAAATGGCAGTACTGG GCAGAACGGCGGTCGGGCCGACCATACAGCATATGTGGGATCAAGAAAAGCGGCACCGTGCCAAATTCGAAGAGCTGATTTGCAAGTACCGGGTCAGACCCACCGTCCTCATCCCGCTATGGAATATCGCCGGGTTTGCTCTGGGCGCCGGTACCGCTCTCCTGGGCGAGAAAGCGGCGATGGCGTGCACCGTGGCGGTGGAGACCGTCATCGTCGAACACTATAATGATCAGTTACGCGTACTGATGGAGAACAGCGACAGCGTGGACAAAGAGATACTCGAGACTATCAAAAAATTCCGCGACGAGGAACAGGAACACCACGATACGGGAATCGGTCATGGTGCAGAGCAAGCGCCGTTCTATCAAGCTCTGACGAATGTGATCAAATGCGGCTGCAAAACAGCTATCTCTATCTCTAAAGTGATATGA